In the Salvia miltiorrhiza cultivar Shanhuang (shh) chromosome 8, IMPLAD_Smil_shh, whole genome shotgun sequence genome, TAGCCCATAACAGAGAAGCTCGGATACAGTAAAATATCtctattcaaattcaaattgaacCTCCACGTGCAGGTACTTCCTCATGAGTCTCACAATAGCTGAAGTAAAGTTGGCCAATGTGTGGCATTCTTCATGAGTTTTGGTCTCAGACACAACGCCGTGAATAACTAATTTCTTAAGATGAGGGCATCTTTCCAGAAGTCCTGAAACCCACATCGAGAACAGGTCACTAATTACTGTCCACCCAAGTTCCAAGACAATCACATTGTCCAAAACAAAAGAACCTTGTAAGCCATACTGAAGAGCTGCCTCTCTTAGATCATAATTCAGGGACAGATGACTCAACAAAGGAAAGCATGAGGAGATGGTTTCTACATCCACAAACTCTTCCTCGTCATCAAATACAACACCCCATAACCGAAGCTTTCTCAACTTGGATGATCTTGAGATCATATGGAGGAACTTCGCCCACATGATCGTGAAATTGCTCACATCGACAATCTCCAGATTTTCGGCACTCTCACCAATATCAAGATGGATGACACTAACATCATCAATCTTCAGGAATCTCAACATCCCTTTACCAACAAGCTCAAAAACTTCAAGTGTACAATCTTTCAAGTGCAACTTTTCTAAGCTATCAGCCTCCAGTATAAACTTATCCAAACTGATTGCCTCAACATAAACATCCTTTAATGAGTGGCTACTCAAATCCATCGTTGCCTGGGGATCCGACATGACAATATCTAGACTGATTAAGATCAAGTATTCAATTTTTGGACA is a window encoding:
- the LOC130996624 gene encoding F-box/LRR-repeat protein At1g67190 — protein: MESLPVEVVGNILSRLGAARDVVIASATCRKWHEAWRNHLHTLTFNSNDWPLYHDFSTSRLEIIITQTIFQTKGLQCLSIIMDDVDEFSAAPVIAWLMYTRETLRQLHYNVRTQPNINMLEKCGRQKLEVLALAHNTITGVEPSYQKFPCLKSLSLSYVSISALDLSLLLNACPKIEYLILISLDIVMSDPQATMDLSSHSLKDVYVEAISLDKFILEADSLEKLHLKDCTLEVFELVGKGMLRFLKIDDVSVIHLDIGESAENLEIVDVSNFTIMWAKFLHMISRSSKLRKLRLWGVVFDDEEEFVDVETISSCFPLLSHLSLNYDLREAALQYGLQGSFVLDNVIVLELGWTVISDLFSMWVSGLLERCPHLKKLVIHGVVSETKTHEECHTLANFTSAIVRLMRKYLHVEVQFEFE